One region of Terricaulis silvestris genomic DNA includes:
- a CDS encoding GIY-YIG nuclease family protein, whose protein sequence is MSGEFTKSHIVSELQRTASENEGASLGAKRFEQETGIRPHEWQRYWPRFSDAQKEAGLMPNERNAAISDETMLEQLARLTRMLGHRPTVSELRVAKRSNAAIPGVEAFLRMGDFDAITERLRQFALERSEYSDITALLPLLPEKLCEATDVQSDAPFGFVYLLRSGRHYKIGRSNSTGRRERELAIQLPEKAAIVHEIKTDDPIGIEKYWHGRFAEKRLNGEWFALSQQDVSAFRRRKFM, encoded by the coding sequence ATGTCCGGCGAGTTCACTAAATCGCACATAGTTTCCGAGCTGCAGCGAACGGCGTCGGAAAATGAAGGCGCGTCGTTAGGAGCGAAGCGCTTTGAACAAGAAACCGGCATTCGCCCACACGAATGGCAAAGGTATTGGCCGCGATTTTCCGACGCGCAGAAAGAAGCTGGGCTCATGCCAAATGAGCGCAATGCAGCGATTTCAGATGAGACGATGCTTGAACAGCTCGCTCGCCTGACGCGAATGCTGGGTCATCGTCCGACTGTGAGCGAGTTGCGTGTCGCGAAACGAAGCAATGCTGCGATACCTGGCGTCGAGGCTTTCCTGCGAATGGGAGACTTCGACGCGATCACGGAGCGACTGCGCCAGTTTGCGTTGGAGCGCTCGGAATACTCCGACATCACCGCCCTATTGCCTTTGCTCCCCGAAAAGCTCTGCGAGGCAACGGACGTGCAGAGCGATGCGCCCTTCGGGTTTGTGTATCTGCTGAGAAGCGGTCGGCACTATAAAATTGGAAGATCCAATTCCACGGGAAGGCGAGAGCGCGAGTTGGCGATCCAACTTCCCGAGAAGGCCGCCATCGTCCACGAGATTAAGACGGACGACCCGATCGGAATCGAGAAGTATTGGCATGGTCGCTTCGCCGAGAAACGGCTGAACGGTGAGTGGTTCGCGCTTTCCCAACAGGACGTTTCCGCTTTCCGCCGCCGCAAGTTCATGTAG
- a CDS encoding aspartyl protease family protein has translation MNPLSQAPGPVITIEGIVIDVIVHREPKAAPEQDVPDFLEHGAMIDTGASDTCIDYRIAHALKLRQIDQRTIGTVGGPIQVAVFLGVLEIPQLGFKRLDRMFAPKIERINYSVLIGRSVLREFLFTYDGPANVCHFARPHGQPDHHDDFAT, from the coding sequence GTGAATCCGCTCTCGCAGGCGCCCGGTCCCGTAATCACGATCGAAGGCATCGTGATCGATGTCATCGTTCACCGCGAGCCCAAGGCGGCGCCGGAACAAGACGTCCCTGACTTTCTCGAACACGGCGCGATGATCGACACGGGCGCCTCGGACACGTGCATCGACTATCGCATCGCACACGCGCTGAAGCTTCGTCAGATCGACCAGCGCACGATCGGCACTGTCGGCGGACCAATCCAAGTCGCGGTCTTCCTAGGCGTCCTCGAAATCCCGCAACTCGGCTTCAAGCGGCTAGACCGTATGTTCGCGCCGAAAATTGAGCGCATCAACTACAGTGTCTTGATCGGGCGCTCGGTGCTGCGGGAGTTTCTCTTCACCTACGATGGTCCCGCGAACGTCTGCCACTTCGCGCGTCCGCACGGCCAGCCCGACCACCACGACGATTTTGCGACCTAA
- a CDS encoding carboxymuconolactone decarboxylase family protein, whose translation MHLPHPRIAPLSDAELSPEQREALAPASYPGTPPLNIFRTLAHAPDALKAFLAWGTYILRNNSLTPRQREIVILRTGYLCRSGYEWTQHVRISLRGGMSEDEIAAIKAGANAPLWQPADAALLAACDELHANQFVSTETWAKLKAHFTDKQCMDAVFTAGQYTQVSMMLNTFGVQLDEGQKLDPDLDKRKAPSP comes from the coding sequence ATGCACCTCCCCCACCCCCGCATCGCACCCCTCTCCGACGCAGAGCTCTCCCCCGAGCAACGCGAAGCGCTCGCGCCTGCGTCCTATCCCGGCACGCCGCCGCTCAACATTTTCCGCACGCTCGCGCACGCGCCGGATGCGCTGAAAGCGTTCCTCGCGTGGGGCACGTACATCCTGCGCAACAATTCGCTGACGCCGCGACAGCGCGAGATCGTCATTCTGCGCACCGGCTATCTCTGCCGCTCCGGCTATGAATGGACGCAGCACGTGCGCATCAGCTTGCGCGGCGGCATGAGCGAAGACGAAATCGCCGCGATCAAAGCCGGCGCAAACGCGCCGCTCTGGCAACCCGCCGACGCCGCCCTCCTCGCCGCCTGCGACGAACTCCACGCCAACCAATTCGTCAGCACCGAAACCTGGGCCAAACTCAAAGCCCACTTCACCGACAAACAATGCATGGACGCCGTCTTCACCGCCGGCCAATACACGCAAGTGAGCATGATGCTGAACACCTTCGGCGTGCAGCTGGATGAAGGCCAGAAACTTGATCCGGATTTAGATAAGCGCAAAGCCCCCTCCCCTTGA
- a CDS encoding YciI family protein: MQFLALYTADSMGPPDAEHMKKMGALIDKQKKAGKLISTGGLKLRDKNGLRIRQKNGAATIENGGAAWAGATGWALLQAETREELVADVKEFLAVAGDGVSEVIEISDAPPEMKS; encoded by the coding sequence ATGCAATTCCTAGCGCTCTACACCGCCGATTCTATGGGTCCGCCCGACGCCGAACACATGAAGAAAATGGGCGCGCTGATCGACAAGCAGAAGAAGGCCGGCAAGCTTATCTCCACCGGTGGGCTCAAACTGCGCGACAAGAACGGGCTGCGCATTCGGCAGAAGAACGGCGCGGCGACGATCGAAAACGGCGGCGCGGCGTGGGCAGGCGCGACAGGTTGGGCGCTACTGCAAGCGGAAACGCGCGAAGAGTTGGTCGCCGACGTCAAGGAATTCCTCGCCGTCGCCGGCGATGGCGTATCGGAAGTCATCGAGATTTCCGACGCGCCGCCGGAAATGAAATCGTGA
- a CDS encoding SRPBCC family protein: MSHELKIELELDAPAEKLYRCYTDPKLLQQWFAPKPWTIKSVDSDVRPGGRFNFVMASPEGQEFPNKGLFLAVEPNKRLVTTDAITPDEFQPSGPFMVAEITFEDLGNGKTKYRAVARHWSEETKKQHEEMGFEPGWTQTARQLEALAKTI, encoded by the coding sequence ATGTCACATGAACTGAAGATCGAACTCGAACTCGATGCGCCGGCGGAGAAGCTCTATCGCTGCTACACCGATCCCAAGTTGTTGCAGCAATGGTTCGCGCCGAAGCCTTGGACGATCAAAAGCGTCGACAGCGACGTTCGCCCCGGCGGCCGCTTCAATTTCGTGATGGCGTCGCCGGAGGGCCAGGAGTTTCCGAACAAAGGTCTCTTCCTCGCGGTTGAACCGAATAAGCGCCTCGTCACGACTGATGCGATTACGCCGGATGAGTTCCAGCCGTCGGGGCCGTTCATGGTGGCGGAGATTACGTTCGAGGATCTCGGCAACGGCAAGACCAAGTATCGTGCTGTTGCGCGGCATTGGTCGGAAGAGACCAAGAAGCAGCACGAAGAGATGGGCTTTGAGCCGGGTTGGACGCAAACGGCTCGGCAATTGGAAGCGCTGGCGAAGACGATTTGA
- a CDS encoding RNA polymerase sigma factor: MADMAWIDAALVSARPQAVAALLRYFRDLDLAEEAFQDACLRALKNWPGNGPPRDPAAWLIMVGRNAAIDVTRRRAKQAPLPDEDQLSDLSDTEAEVVQKLDEADYRDDVLRLLFICCHPDLPQIQQIALALRIVSGLSVKQIARAFLVGESAMEQRITRAKGKVAGAGVPFEAPDAVERGERLAAVAAMIYLVFNEGYSAGSDNDERAAFCDEAIRLARLLLRMYPAEPEIMGLLALMLLQHSRIAARYDKAGNAILLEDQDRSQWKRAPMQEGLALIEKGMRLRRPGPYQIQAAIAGVHAHASVASETDWVEIEGLYRALEVHTPSPVVTLNRSVALSKTEGPEAALALIDPLADRLDGYFYFHGVRGSYLKELGRSKEAREAFNRAIALANTPSEAAHIRQHLDSLSAHK; this comes from the coding sequence ATGGCGGACATGGCCTGGATCGATGCGGCGCTGGTCTCGGCCCGCCCCCAGGCTGTCGCGGCGCTGCTGCGGTATTTCCGCGATTTGGATTTGGCGGAGGAAGCGTTTCAGGACGCTTGCCTCCGGGCATTGAAGAACTGGCCTGGCAACGGCCCGCCGCGCGATCCGGCCGCTTGGCTCATTATGGTTGGCCGCAACGCGGCGATCGATGTGACCCGGCGGCGGGCAAAGCAAGCGCCGCTGCCGGATGAGGATCAGCTTTCGGATTTGAGCGATACCGAGGCTGAGGTCGTTCAGAAGTTGGATGAAGCGGACTATCGCGACGACGTTTTGCGGTTGCTGTTCATTTGCTGCCATCCGGACTTGCCGCAGATTCAGCAGATCGCGTTGGCGCTCCGCATCGTCTCCGGTTTGAGCGTGAAGCAGATCGCGCGCGCGTTTCTGGTTGGCGAAAGCGCGATGGAGCAACGGATCACGCGGGCCAAAGGCAAGGTCGCCGGCGCTGGTGTGCCGTTTGAGGCGCCGGATGCGGTGGAGCGAGGCGAGCGCTTGGCTGCGGTCGCGGCGATGATCTATCTGGTGTTCAACGAGGGCTACTCCGCCGGTAGCGATAACGACGAGCGCGCCGCATTTTGTGATGAAGCAATCAGACTCGCGCGGTTGTTGTTGCGGATGTATCCGGCGGAGCCGGAGATCATGGGCTTGCTGGCGCTAATGCTGTTGCAGCATTCGCGGATCGCGGCGCGGTACGACAAAGCTGGAAACGCTATTCTGTTGGAGGACCAGGATCGGTCGCAGTGGAAGAGGGCGCCGATGCAGGAAGGCTTGGCGCTGATCGAGAAGGGGATGCGGCTGCGCAGACCTGGGCCGTATCAGATTCAGGCGGCGATCGCTGGCGTCCATGCGCATGCAAGTGTGGCAAGCGAAACGGATTGGGTTGAGATCGAGGGGCTGTATCGGGCGCTTGAAGTGCATACGCCTTCGCCGGTGGTGACTTTGAATCGTTCGGTTGCACTTTCGAAGACTGAGGGTCCGGAAGCTGCACTGGCGTTGATCGATCCTTTGGCGGATCGATTGGACGGGTATTTCTATTTTCACGGTGTGCGCGGTTCTTATTTGAAAGAGCTGGGGCGCTCGAAAGAGGCGCGGGAGGCGTTCAATCGCGCGATCGCTTTGGCCAATACGCCGTCGGAGGCTGCGCATATTCGGCAGCATTTGGATTCGTTGTCGGCGCACAAATAA
- a CDS encoding YciI family protein: MLYALLCYNDEATVFAWSKEEDDAVMGRLDVVHQKWEKSGKLKPSLRLLPTSAATTLRKKDDAVLDGPYAETKEQLLGFYIIDVESLEEGLEFARELTVANPGGAYELRPIMLYNPGSPVEQR, encoded by the coding sequence ATGCTCTACGCGCTGCTCTGCTACAACGACGAAGCCACCGTCTTTGCCTGGTCCAAAGAGGAAGACGACGCCGTCATGGGGCGGCTCGATGTGGTGCATCAGAAGTGGGAAAAGAGCGGCAAGCTGAAGCCCTCGCTCCGCCTGCTGCCGACCTCGGCTGCGACCACACTTCGCAAGAAGGACGATGCGGTGCTCGATGGACCGTACGCGGAGACAAAGGAGCAGCTGCTTGGCTTCTACATCATCGATGTCGAGAGCCTGGAGGAGGGCCTGGAGTTCGCGCGTGAGTTGACCGTGGCCAACCCCGGCGGCGCCTACGAGCTGCGGCCTATCATGCTCTACAACCCCGGCTCGCCGGTGGAGCAGCGGTAG
- a CDS encoding toll/interleukin-1 receptor domain-containing protein, translated as MAEVFIAAAPGEEAQARGLAEALQALGLDVASGTPVEAEIAKTAEESKALVALWSPAAAAAPWVTALGVMAQERKKLISAEYKSGATPELFKTAPKIDLAIRDRNAFKERFQALVTELEKFTTAKAKPEALSDALIKARAAILNPPMTPARKQARTLGVFALGVAVLFALGFGTGRLIQAVRSGTFLVATTQADAAPAQAQTTSATTTPTTPTITAAMLEGETWQASAARINETVATDIKRRAQDGEASAQALACLGHMAGAQGFLPSPTAAREQCDASSEQHNAAGLYYSWVLRRTAPHAGIDEATARGRLAEASRLNWSPAQIDYAQLLAGEASAQSQAEAGRLFLAAAERGDPRGQFFYARWLRDSSAGPRDPTAATPYLERAAERGQVDALHMLATLNRDGIGVPRNEARAKTLYERAAQQNYPASMFNLADMLRSGTEAERTRAIALYSQLACMRDERQIQPMAVARLRALRQSATCR; from the coding sequence ATGGCGGAGGTCTTTATAGCTGCGGCGCCGGGCGAGGAGGCCCAGGCACGCGGCTTGGCGGAAGCGCTTCAGGCGTTGGGCCTGGACGTCGCCTCCGGCACGCCCGTCGAAGCCGAAATCGCGAAGACGGCGGAGGAGAGCAAAGCCCTAGTGGCGCTGTGGTCTCCGGCGGCGGCCGCGGCGCCTTGGGTGACGGCGCTGGGCGTGATGGCCCAAGAGCGCAAGAAGCTGATCTCGGCCGAGTACAAAAGCGGCGCGACGCCGGAGCTGTTCAAAACGGCGCCCAAAATCGATCTCGCCATCCGCGACCGCAATGCGTTCAAGGAGCGCTTCCAGGCGCTGGTCACCGAGCTCGAAAAGTTCACCACGGCGAAGGCCAAACCCGAAGCGCTCTCCGACGCGTTGATCAAGGCCCGCGCCGCCATCCTCAATCCGCCGATGACGCCAGCGCGCAAGCAAGCGCGAACGCTCGGCGTCTTTGCGCTTGGCGTGGCGGTGCTCTTCGCATTGGGCTTCGGCACGGGCCGGCTGATCCAGGCCGTTCGCTCCGGCACATTCCTGGTCGCGACCACGCAAGCAGACGCTGCGCCCGCGCAAGCACAGACCACATCAGCCACCACTACGCCGACGACGCCGACAATCACAGCGGCGATGTTGGAAGGCGAAACCTGGCAAGCCTCCGCCGCGCGCATCAACGAAACCGTCGCCACCGACATCAAGCGTCGCGCGCAGGATGGCGAAGCCTCGGCGCAAGCTCTCGCGTGCCTGGGTCACATGGCCGGCGCACAGGGTTTCCTGCCGAGCCCAACCGCCGCCCGCGAACAATGCGATGCGTCATCCGAACAGCACAACGCAGCCGGGCTCTATTATTCCTGGGTGCTCCGCCGCACCGCGCCGCATGCGGGCATCGACGAAGCCACCGCGCGCGGACGCCTGGCGGAAGCATCGCGCCTGAACTGGTCGCCGGCGCAGATCGATTACGCGCAACTGTTGGCCGGCGAAGCGTCGGCGCAATCGCAAGCCGAAGCAGGACGGCTCTTTCTGGCCGCCGCCGAACGCGGCGATCCACGCGGGCAGTTCTTCTACGCCCGCTGGCTCCGCGACAGCTCCGCAGGCCCCCGCGATCCGACAGCAGCTACGCCGTATCTCGAACGCGCGGCCGAGCGCGGCCAAGTCGATGCGCTGCACATGCTGGCGACGTTGAACCGCGACGGCATCGGCGTCCCCCGCAACGAAGCCCGCGCCAAGACACTCTACGAACGCGCCGCGCAGCAGAATTACCCGGCCTCGATGTTCAACCTGGCCGACATGCTCCGCTCCGGCACGGAAGCCGAGCGGACCCGCGCCATCGCGCTCTATTCGCAACTAGCGTGTATGCGCGACGAACGCCAGATCCAGCCCATGGCCGTCGCGCGCCTGCGCGCATTGCGTCAGAGCGCCACCTGCCGCTAA
- a CDS encoding pseudouridine synthase, with protein MTWRKTYTGAEPLRVNKWLASEGVCSRREAEALIADGAVRIDGQRVEDAGRKIEPGQTIEVAKADAGALITAVLNKPIGYVSAQPEPGQVPAARLLTKENLVGIADTLPTKTTSLAPLGRLDQDSRGLLLLSEDGVLAKALIGETSKLDKEYLVRVSGQITDRKLALLRHGLALDGKQLKPAKIEHVEPQRLRFILNEGRKRQIRRMCELVELEVNDLLRLRIGPLKLGDLKEGSWRALTSAERDALIQASK; from the coding sequence GTGACTTGGCGAAAAACCTACACCGGCGCAGAACCGCTGCGCGTCAACAAATGGCTCGCCAGCGAAGGCGTCTGCTCGCGCCGCGAAGCGGAAGCGTTGATCGCGGATGGCGCGGTGCGGATCGATGGCCAGCGCGTGGAAGATGCCGGGCGAAAGATTGAGCCGGGACAAACGATCGAAGTCGCCAAGGCCGACGCGGGCGCGCTGATCACGGCAGTCCTGAACAAGCCGATTGGCTATGTCTCCGCGCAGCCCGAGCCGGGACAGGTCCCCGCCGCGCGCCTTTTGACGAAAGAGAACCTGGTCGGCATTGCCGATACATTGCCGACCAAAACGACAAGCCTCGCACCGCTCGGGCGTCTCGATCAAGATTCACGTGGGCTACTATTGCTGAGCGAAGACGGCGTGTTGGCGAAAGCGTTGATCGGCGAAACGTCGAAGCTCGACAAGGAATACCTGGTTCGTGTCAGCGGCCAGATCACCGACCGCAAACTCGCCCTGCTCCGCCACGGCCTCGCGCTCGACGGCAAGCAGCTGAAGCCGGCGAAGATCGAACACGTTGAGCCGCAACGCTTGCGCTTCATCCTCAACGAAGGCCGCAAGCGCCAAATCCGGCGCATGTGTGAGCTGGTTGAGCTTGAGGTGAACGATCTGCTGCGCCTGCGCATCGGGCCGCTGAAGCTTGGTGATCTGAAGGAAGGCTCGTGGCGTGCGCTGACGAGCGCTGAACGTGATGCGTTGATCCAGGCTTCGAAATAA
- a CDS encoding lipoprotein N-acyltransferase Lnb domain-containing protein, which yields MKRIVSWFGANPLRPAIACIALILVLGSFAPIFTPPREDRNWYPYLSHTTDVTINTDDFAVTPVSDWSYDWGRETATTYTEASYRFDQLRNVWFMIEPQPGSQLAAHTLLLFEFEGDRLLGLTIEARREEGEEYDALRGQFNAFELTYIWASARDLLIRRAVMLDHEVFVYPVAITDAQNRMLLANLLHRTESLETQPRYYNTVVSNCTNELAKAAGFSWAPAYILTGRSDEYLFRRGVIPGESFDDAHRRSDVTTFVQSLNQAPPQVFDAELLAELRRRFEQ from the coding sequence TTGAAGCGCATCGTCTCGTGGTTCGGCGCCAATCCGTTGCGCCCGGCGATCGCCTGCATCGCGCTGATCCTGGTGCTCGGCTCGTTCGCGCCGATATTCACGCCGCCGCGCGAGGACCGGAATTGGTATCCGTACCTCAGCCACACGACTGACGTCACAATCAACACTGACGACTTCGCGGTCACGCCGGTAAGCGATTGGAGCTACGACTGGGGCCGCGAAACCGCGACTACATACACCGAAGCCTCCTATCGCTTCGACCAGCTGCGCAATGTCTGGTTCATGATCGAACCGCAGCCGGGCTCGCAGCTCGCAGCTCACACGTTGTTGCTGTTTGAGTTTGAGGGCGATCGGCTGCTTGGGCTCACCATCGAAGCACGGCGCGAAGAGGGCGAGGAGTACGATGCGCTGCGCGGGCAGTTCAACGCGTTCGAGCTCACTTACATCTGGGCGTCAGCGCGTGATCTGTTGATCAGGCGCGCGGTGATGCTGGATCACGAGGTGTTCGTGTATCCGGTGGCGATCACCGATGCGCAAAACCGCATGCTGCTGGCGAACTTGCTCCACCGCACCGAGTCCTTGGAAACGCAGCCGCGCTACTACAACACGGTGGTCTCGAACTGCACCAATGAGCTGGCGAAGGCTGCCGGGTTCAGCTGGGCGCCGGCTTATATTCTCACCGGCCGCTCTGATGAGTATCTCTTCCGCCGGGGCGTCATTCCGGGCGAAAGCTTCGACGACGCGCATCGGCGTTCCGACGTGACGACGTTCGTTCAGTCTCTGAACCAAGCGCCGCCGCAGGTGTTCGATGCGGAGTTGCTTGCCGAGTTGCGCCGGCGATTCGAGCAGTAA
- a CDS encoding peroxiredoxin, producing the protein MALRINDKAPDFEAETTQGRIKFHDWIGDSYAILFSHPKDFTPVCTTELGYLAKLEPEFAKRNVKVMGLSVDPVTDHERWRGDIKEVTGGDVQYPMIGDSHLNVAKLYDMLPGDAGDTSVGRTAATNATVRTVFIIGPDKLIKATLQYPMSSGRNFDEVLRLVDSIQLTAKHKVATPVNWKNGEDVIIVPAVSDDEAKTRFPEGWTTVKPYLRIVPQPKG; encoded by the coding sequence ATGGCTCTGCGCATCAATGACAAAGCTCCCGACTTCGAAGCCGAGACCACCCAAGGCCGCATCAAATTCCACGATTGGATCGGCGACAGCTACGCCATCCTGTTCTCGCACCCGAAAGATTTCACGCCGGTCTGCACCACCGAGCTCGGCTATCTCGCCAAGCTTGAGCCGGAATTCGCCAAGCGCAACGTGAAGGTGATGGGCTTGTCGGTTGACCCCGTTACCGATCACGAACGCTGGCGCGGCGATATCAAGGAAGTCACGGGCGGCGACGTGCAGTATCCGATGATCGGCGACAGCCATCTCAACGTCGCCAAGCTCTACGATATGCTGCCGGGCGATGCCGGCGATACGAGCGTGGGCCGCACAGCCGCCACCAACGCAACGGTGCGCACCGTCTTCATCATCGGCCCGGACAAGCTGATCAAGGCGACACTGCAATACCCGATGTCGTCCGGCCGCAACTTTGATGAAGTGTTGCGCCTGGTGGATTCGATCCAGCTCACCGCCAAGCACAAGGTGGCGACGCCGGTGAATTGGAAGAACGGCGAGGACGTCATCATTGTGCCGGCAGTGTCGGACGACGAAGCCAAGACGCGGTTCCCCGAAGGCTGGACCACGGTGAAGCCGTACCTCCGCATCGTGCCGCAACCGAAGGGCTAA
- a CDS encoding MBL fold metallo-hydrolase, protein MIFEQVANGGCQSYLIGCSEACVGALIDPEVRKIDRYRALAAQHGVRIQYIIDTHTHADHFSASKQLSEILDVPVIAHRLSPAPYVDLRIDEGDVIKVGNIRLTVLHTPGHTRDSMSLVASDRVFTGDALLIGATGRTDLPTGDPEQLYDSLFNKLLKLSPDLRIYPAHVYKGSTCSTIEEELRSNPRLQKRDRGEFVEMMRTLSLSMPEHLTEALRVNMSGGVSVAQLLSEAAAEVPFMSMEEVKSRVEAGANDFIVLDVRERDAFDAAHIPSAKHLPRGQLELRVNEALPDPTLRIVTYCEVGKISTLAAATLRRMGFTRAVALDGGMKAWKEKGYQTEATPQA, encoded by the coding sequence ATGATTTTCGAGCAAGTCGCCAATGGCGGCTGCCAATCGTACCTGATCGGCTGCAGCGAAGCCTGCGTCGGCGCGCTGATCGATCCGGAAGTGCGCAAGATCGACCGCTATCGGGCTCTCGCGGCCCAACACGGCGTGCGCATCCAGTACATCATCGACACCCACACCCACGCCGATCACTTCAGCGCCTCAAAGCAGCTCAGCGAAATCCTCGACGTGCCGGTGATCGCGCATCGTTTGTCGCCGGCGCCTTATGTCGATCTTCGGATCGACGAAGGCGATGTGATCAAGGTCGGCAATATTCGGCTCACCGTGCTGCACACCCCGGGACACACGCGCGACTCCATGAGCCTGGTCGCTAGCGACCGCGTCTTCACCGGCGACGCCTTGCTGATTGGCGCCACCGGCCGCACTGATCTGCCGACGGGCGACCCCGAGCAGCTCTATGACTCGCTCTTCAACAAGCTGCTGAAGCTCAGCCCCGATCTCCGCATCTATCCGGCGCACGTGTACAAGGGCAGCACCTGCTCTACGATCGAAGAAGAGCTCCGCTCCAACCCACGGCTGCAAAAGCGCGACCGCGGCGAGTTCGTCGAGATGATGCGCACCCTCTCGCTCTCTATGCCGGAGCATTTGACGGAAGCGCTGCGCGTGAACATGAGCGGCGGCGTTAGTGTCGCGCAGCTTTTGAGCGAGGCCGCCGCCGAAGTCCCGTTCATGTCGATGGAGGAAGTGAAGAGCCGCGTCGAAGCCGGCGCCAACGATTTCATCGTGCTCGACGTGCGCGAACGCGATGCGTTCGACGCGGCGCACATCCCGAGCGCCAAACATCTACCGCGCGGCCAATTGGAGCTTCGTGTCAACGAAGCCCTACCCGATCCGACATTGCGGATCGTCACCTATTGCGAGGTCGGCAAAATCTCGACCCTCGCGGCCGCCACGTTGCGGCGGATGGGCTTCACCCGCGCCGTCGCGCTCGATGGCGGCATGAAAGCGTGGAAGGAAAAAGGCTACCAGACCGAGGCCACGCCTCAGGCCTGA
- a CDS encoding GNAT family N-acetyltransferase, protein MNALRDNIERHRYELDAPEGMSWADYRDIGGVRVIMHVETPVVARGRGYASKLMAEVVSEARGTSRKLRASCAFAVAYFRRHPDTADVQA, encoded by the coding sequence ATGAACGCGTTGCGCGACAATATTGAACGCCACCGCTACGAGCTCGACGCGCCTGAAGGCATGTCGTGGGCCGACTATCGCGACATTGGCGGCGTTCGGGTGATCATGCACGTGGAGACACCGGTGGTGGCGCGGGGGCGCGGCTATGCGTCCAAGCTGATGGCGGAAGTGGTGTCCGAAGCACGTGGCACGAGCCGGAAGTTGCGCGCCAGCTGCGCCTTCGCCGTGGCGTACTTCCGTAGGCACCCAGACACGGCTGACGTTCAGGCCTGA
- a CDS encoding VOC family protein, which produces MAKVLGVGGIFFKTQDAAALREWYARVLGLEISDWGMFFTPDMVKDKPGSGTVFSAFSADSDYFKPSEKEFMFNLIVDDMDGMLARAKEAGVWPVKQQEESYGRFAHIIDLEGRKIELWEPKPTPEQT; this is translated from the coding sequence ATGGCCAAGGTCCTCGGCGTCGGCGGCATCTTCTTCAAGACTCAGGACGCCGCCGCGCTGCGCGAATGGTACGCCCGCGTGCTTGGCCTTGAGATCAGCGATTGGGGCATGTTTTTCACTCCCGACATGGTCAAGGACAAGCCCGGCTCTGGAACTGTGTTCAGCGCCTTCAGCGCCGACTCCGATTATTTCAAACCGTCCGAGAAGGAGTTCATGTTCAACCTGATCGTCGACGACATGGACGGCATGCTCGCCCGCGCTAAGGAGGCCGGCGTCTGGCCGGTGAAGCAACAAGAAGAGTCCTATGGGCGTTTCGCCCACATCATCGATCTCGAAGGCCGCAAGATCGAGTTGTGGGAGCCGAAGCCGACGCCGGAGCAAACATGA
- a CDS encoding 23S rRNA (adenine(2030)-N(6))-methyltransferase RlmJ, which produces MNYRHAFHAGNHADVLKHAVLLYCLDALKRKPAPFAVLDTHAGRGLYDLQGAEAARSPEWQDGVARLWDWRDPPPLVARYLDAVRGFNADGALRTYPGSPALVTTNLRDEDVLIACELHPEEHAMLRRALPRVGNVQVHERDGWQALNALLPPPQRRGLVLIDPPYEAPDELAQAARALGPSLRRFGHGMYLWWRPLKSESALNAADAEARAQGVKEMLRADLWVAAPTPEGRLVGSSVLLINPPFGLREALQDALPFLADALTKGQGGWRLSS; this is translated from the coding sequence GTGAACTACCGCCACGCCTTCCACGCCGGCAACCATGCCGATGTCCTGAAGCACGCCGTGCTGTTGTACTGTTTGGATGCGCTGAAGCGCAAACCCGCGCCGTTCGCGGTGTTGGATACCCATGCGGGGCGCGGCCTCTATGATCTGCAGGGCGCCGAAGCGGCGCGCAGCCCCGAATGGCAGGACGGCGTGGCGCGGCTGTGGGACTGGCGCGATCCGCCGCCGCTCGTCGCGCGCTATCTGGACGCCGTGCGCGGCTTCAATGCCGACGGCGCGCTGCGCACGTATCCCGGCTCGCCGGCGCTGGTGACCACCAACCTCCGCGACGAGGACGTGCTGATCGCGTGCGAACTCCATCCGGAAGAACACGCAATGCTCCGCCGTGCGCTGCCGCGCGTCGGAAACGTACAGGTCCACGAGCGCGATGGCTGGCAAGCCTTGAACGCGCTGCTGCCGCCGCCGCAACGCCGCGGACTGGTGTTGATCGATCCGCCGTACGAAGCGCCGGACGAACTGGCGCAAGCTGCGCGCGCTCTCGGGCCGTCGCTGAGGCGGTTCGGCCACGGCATGTATCTGTGGTGGCGGCCGCTAAAGAGCGAGAGCGCGCTCAACGCCGCCGACGCTGAAGCCCGCGCGCAAGGCGTCAAGGAAATGCTCCGCGCCGATTTGTGGGTCGCCGCGCCGACGCCGGAGGGACGGCTGGTTGGATCGAGCGTGTTGCTGATCAATCCGCCGTTCGGCCTGCGCGAAGCGCTGCAGGACGCGTTGCCGTTCCTGGCCGACGCGCTGACTAAGGGCCAAGGTGGCTGGCGATTAAGTTCCTAG